The Phoenix dactylifera cultivar Barhee BC4 unplaced genomic scaffold, palm_55x_up_171113_PBpolish2nd_filt_p 000125F, whole genome shotgun sequence genome includes a window with the following:
- the LOC103695801 gene encoding F-box protein At5g49610-like — MPSEEMTEEVSFLHSKKKMVRCVAKLTDDLMVEILSRLPTKSFFRFQCISKSWLALSNDPCYQNIFPSAVSGLIFNVRRAYPDLRWGIQHISLSNNDDDFAIDTTLRFLLWNTAVISSCNGLLLCRSWVSKTCGTASHYVCNPATRKWVVVPKTNDLRAFLALGFEPHISRHYHILCCDVGEILEFMIFSSKTNKWVVTKVPGTKRSPELEATFFNGIFYVTAGRNKVLRVDPEGKFRRRIKLPESVGIKHLGHSGGYLHYMLQRRNKIKVWMREDCCRAKWVLKHCIDIRATLQKHRNPETQNIRILEFHPNMDVVFLRIGRKIYSYLLNYGRLEEVGHLGDTRDERCFVYSPRLSKGFGHEVA; from the coding sequence ATGCCATCGGAAGAGATGACGGAAGAAGTCTCGTTTctccacagcaagaagaagATGGTTCGCTGCGTTGCCAAACTGACGGACGATCTGATGGTGGAGATCCTTTCTCGCCTGCCGACCAAGTCCTTTTTCCGGTTCCAATGCATCTCCAAGTCCTGGCTCGCCCTCTCCAATGATCCCTGCTATCAAAATATTTTCCCAAGTGCTGTATCTGGCCTCATCTTCAATGTCCGTAGAGCATACCCTGATCTTCGATGGGGTATCCAACATATTAGCCTCTCAAACAATGATGATGATTTTGCCATTGACACCACTCTCCGTTTCTTACTATGGAATACAGCGGTCATCAGCTCCTGCAATGGGCTGCTCCTCTGCCGCTCGTGGGTTTCAAAAACCTGCGGGACCGCATCCCACTATGTCTGCAATCCCGCCACTAGAAAGTGGGTCGTTGTCCCTAAAACAAATGATTTACGCGCGTTCCTAGCTTTGGGCTTCGAACCTCACATCTCCCGACACTACCATATCTTGTGCTGTGATGTCGGCGAGATTCTTGAGTTTATGATCTTCTCGTCTAAGACAAACAAGTGGGTGGTGACAAAAGTCCCCGGCACCAAAAGGAGTCCCGAACTAGAGGCTACTTTCTTCAATGGAATTTTCTATGTCACAGCCGGTCGGAACAAAGTCTTGAGAGTTGATCCAGAGGGAAAGTTTCGCCGCAGAATTAAGCTACCTGAATCTGTTGGGATAAAACATCTTGGGCACTCGGGGGGTTATTTGCATTATATGTTGCAACGCAGGAATAAGATTAAGGTCTGGATGCGCGAGGACTGCTGTCGTGCCAAATGGGTGTTGAAGCATTGCATTGATATCAGAGCTACGTTGCAGAAACATAGAAACCCTGAAACACAAAATATTCGCATATTGGAATTTCATCCAAATATGGATGTCGTTTTCCTTCGAATAGGACGGAAGATCTACTCATATCTCTTAAACTATGGTAGATTGGAAGAAGTTGGCCACTTGGGCGATACACGCGATGAAAGATGTTTTGTTTATTCACCCCGCTTATCGAAGGGGTTTGGTCATGAAGTTGCGTGA